The Octadecabacter arcticus 238 genome contains a region encoding:
- a CDS encoding carbohydrate ABC transporter permease — MKDQNNSGWVFVLTAVLILGFVGLIPLITVINYSFFDIFILESRFWVGLEWYGGIISSGRFWASFGRSTLFSVLVLVIQIPLGIAIALCIPRRKFWIGIALAVVALPLLVPWNMIPSLWLSLLNPDTGILGRAMTYIGWSSDWKLSISLTWLVIIAMDVWHWSSLVVILCYSALTTIPPSYYQAAAIDGASPLQVFRHIQLPKLYHVLLMAILLRFMDSFMIYTEAFPINAGGPHNATMFLAVDLGEDIKAFNYGPSAARSVLYFLIVLSVAWMFTKAQGKLDGGQSS, encoded by the coding sequence ATGAAGGATCAAAACAACTCCGGCTGGGTATTCGTCTTGACCGCCGTGCTCATTCTTGGCTTTGTCGGGCTGATCCCACTTATCACTGTCATCAATTATTCATTCTTTGATATCTTCATCCTGGAGTCCCGATTTTGGGTGGGTTTGGAATGGTATGGTGGCATCATCAGTTCTGGCCGCTTCTGGGCAAGCTTTGGACGCAGCACGTTGTTCTCGGTTTTGGTTCTCGTGATTCAGATACCTCTCGGCATTGCGATTGCGCTTTGTATTCCGAGACGCAAGTTCTGGATTGGCATCGCGCTCGCCGTCGTTGCCCTGCCACTGCTGGTGCCTTGGAACATGATCCCGTCCCTTTGGCTGAGCCTGCTGAACCCCGACACGGGAATTCTAGGTCGCGCCATGACCTACATCGGATGGTCATCTGACTGGAAACTTTCCATTTCTTTAACTTGGTTGGTCATCATCGCGATGGACGTGTGGCACTGGTCCAGCCTTGTTGTGATCTTGTGCTACAGTGCACTCACAACAATTCCCCCGTCGTACTATCAAGCCGCCGCGATTGACGGAGCCAGCCCATTGCAGGTGTTTAGACACATCCAACTGCCAAAGCTATATCATGTTCTGTTGATGGCAATTCTTCTACGATTTATGGATTCGTTCATGATCTACACCGAGGCGTTTCCGATCAACGCGGGCGGCCCCCACAATGCCACAATGTTTCTTGCCGTTGATCTGGGTGAGGACATTAAAGCCTTCAACTATGGCCCTTCGGCGGCTCGGTCGGTCCTTTATTTCTTGATTGTTTTGAGCGTGGCATGGATGTTCACCAAAGCCCAAGGCAAGCTAGACGGTGGACAATCGTCATGA
- a CDS encoding carbohydrate ABC transporter permease, whose translation MNKYLPALKIIGLLGFVLFIFLPLIQMTLLSFVVTLAKPDANVGSFTWGNYSTIMIDPNLRSAFVNSIAYVLINICITVPVAIPAAYAFSRMSFLGDKHLFLAFIAFRITPPVVLTLPIFQLFSAVGIVNSVFGIALAHCLFNLPIAIWILQGFISAIPKEMDEAAFLDGYSRPRFIWKFLLPQIAPGIAVTAFFCFMFSWVEVVFARILTTTNGKPISMAINALFGFQTDIGLVMAVTVASMVPGAVLLFAMRNHLSRGFKIGQV comes from the coding sequence ATGAACAAATACCTACCCGCGCTTAAGATTATCGGGCTACTAGGTTTCGTGCTGTTCATCTTCCTGCCGCTTATACAAATGACGCTGCTCAGCTTTGTGGTCACATTGGCGAAACCGGATGCGAACGTGGGCAGTTTCACATGGGGCAACTACAGCACCATCATGATCGATCCCAACTTGCGATCCGCTTTTGTCAATTCGATTGCCTATGTCCTGATCAACATCTGCATCACAGTGCCGGTGGCGATCCCCGCGGCCTACGCGTTCTCTCGCATGTCGTTTCTGGGTGACAAACACCTGTTCCTTGCCTTTATCGCGTTTCGGATCACACCCCCTGTTGTGCTGACCCTACCAATCTTTCAGCTGTTTTCTGCCGTTGGGATCGTGAACTCCGTCTTTGGAATCGCGCTGGCCCATTGCCTGTTCAATCTCCCGATTGCGATCTGGATTTTGCAGGGATTCATTTCCGCCATCCCGAAAGAAATGGACGAAGCCGCATTTCTGGACGGATATTCTCGTCCACGCTTTATCTGGAAATTTTTACTACCCCAGATCGCACCAGGCATCGCAGTCACGGCATTCTTCTGTTTCATGTTCTCTTGGGTTGAGGTGGTCTTTGCACGGATTCTTACAACCACAAACGGCAAGCCGATTAGCATGGCAATCAATGCGCTGTTCGGATTTCAGACCGACATCGGGTTGGTTATGGCCGTCACTGTCGCGTCAATGGTGCCGGGTGCCGTGCTGCTCTTTGCGATGCGCAATCATCTGTCGCGGGGCTTCAAGATCGGTCAGGTCTGA
- a CDS encoding ABC transporter ATP-binding protein, with the protein MSLILEGVSKSVNGQPHIHATDLELRSGTMNVLLGPTSSGKTSLMRLMAGLDAPNTGKVIWDGKDVTGMRVQDRGVAMVYQQFINYPSMTVYENIASPMRLLRKSKDQIDSAVKKAAELMKLAPELLTRKPLELSGGQQQRCALARALVKEAGLVLLDEPLANLDYKLREELRAEIPKIFEEAGSIFVYATTEPEEALLLGGNTATMWEGRITQFGETPVVYRQPVNATTARVFSDPPMNFLKVRVSGDRLHFGDGQSAPASDAFAGLAEGNYLAGFRPNHLEMAKKGPSALEFSTKLQVTEITGSETFIHLDHQGDSWVGLIHGVKVLEIGAMMDVFLDPKHVYIFAEDGTSVAPASYATAA; encoded by the coding sequence ATGTCACTCATTCTTGAAGGCGTGTCCAAGTCCGTAAACGGCCAGCCGCATATCCACGCCACTGACCTTGAACTGCGCAGCGGAACTATGAACGTCCTGCTTGGTCCAACATCGTCGGGCAAAACGTCGCTGATGCGCCTGATGGCCGGCCTTGATGCGCCCAACACAGGTAAAGTCATTTGGGACGGGAAAGACGTTACAGGCATGCGCGTTCAGGACCGGGGCGTTGCAATGGTGTACCAGCAATTCATCAACTACCCCTCAATGACGGTGTACGAAAATATCGCCAGCCCAATGCGCCTTTTGAGAAAATCAAAAGACCAGATCGATTCCGCCGTCAAAAAGGCCGCGGAGTTGATGAAACTGGCGCCCGAGCTTCTGACGCGCAAACCGTTGGAATTGTCAGGCGGCCAGCAGCAGCGCTGCGCGTTGGCGCGCGCGCTTGTCAAAGAAGCGGGCCTCGTCTTGTTGGACGAACCTTTGGCGAACCTTGATTACAAGTTGCGCGAAGAACTACGCGCCGAGATCCCGAAAATCTTTGAAGAGGCCGGATCGATCTTTGTCTATGCCACGACAGAACCCGAAGAGGCGCTGCTGCTAGGCGGCAACACGGCCACGATGTGGGAAGGCAGGATCACCCAATTCGGGGAGACGCCGGTTGTGTATCGTCAACCCGTTAACGCCACCACCGCGCGTGTGTTTTCTGATCCGCCGATGAATTTCCTGAAGGTCCGCGTGTCTGGTGATCGCCTGCACTTTGGCGATGGACAAAGCGCACCTGCATCCGATGCTTTCGCGGGGCTGGCGGAAGGCAATTACCTTGCGGGGTTCCGACCGAACCATTTGGAAATGGCGAAAAAGGGGCCAAGCGCCTTGGAATTCAGCACCAAACTGCAAGTCACCGAAATCACCGGGTCCGAAACGTTTATCCATTTGGATCATCAAGGGGACAGCTGGGTTGGTCTGATCCACGGCGTTAAAGTCTTGGAGATCGGCGCAATGATGGACGTCTTCCTCGATCCGAAACACGTCTACATCTTTGCAGAAGACGGCACCTCCGTCGCGCCTGCATCCTACGCAACAGCAGCCTGA
- a CDS encoding ABC transporter ATP-binding protein, protein MAKITLENLAHSYLPNPTREEDYALKSMDHDWVDGEAYALLGSSGCGKSTLLNIISGLLHPSQGRILFNDKDVTMAPTTQRNIAQVFQFPVVYDTMTVRDNLAFPLRNRGSDPAYIQERVQQIAAMIGMEATLDRKARGLTADAKQKISLGRGMVREDVNALLFDEPLTVIDPHMKWELRTQLKSLHHEFGHTMIYVTHDQTEALTFADKVVVMYDGRVVQMGTPQQLFETPEHTFVGYFIGSPGMNVLEAKVSGDKAVIAGTEISLGQGFGTPTGKVELGVRPEFVTLQSGDEGLPVTIKRVEDVGRHKIVRADFQGNEINIIAAEGENISPEMNRVVFDTAGINIYSDSWRVAPKAA, encoded by the coding sequence ATGGCAAAAATTACCCTCGAAAATCTGGCGCATTCATATCTTCCAAACCCGACGCGTGAAGAAGATTACGCGCTGAAATCGATGGACCATGATTGGGTTGACGGCGAGGCTTATGCGCTTCTTGGATCGTCCGGCTGTGGCAAGTCCACACTTTTGAACATCATTTCTGGCCTGCTGCATCCCAGTCAGGGGCGCATCCTGTTCAACGACAAAGATGTGACCATGGCACCGACGACGCAGCGCAACATCGCGCAGGTTTTCCAGTTCCCCGTGGTTTATGACACGATGACCGTACGCGACAATCTGGCCTTTCCGCTGCGCAATCGCGGCTCTGATCCGGCCTACATCCAAGAACGGGTCCAGCAGATCGCGGCGATGATCGGTATGGAAGCTACGCTTGATCGCAAGGCCCGTGGATTGACCGCAGACGCCAAGCAAAAGATTTCGCTGGGGCGCGGTATGGTGCGTGAAGACGTGAACGCGCTTTTGTTTGACGAACCGCTCACAGTGATCGACCCTCACATGAAGTGGGAATTGCGCACGCAGCTCAAATCCTTGCATCACGAATTCGGCCACACCATGATCTACGTGACCCACGACCAAACTGAGGCGCTGACATTCGCGGACAAAGTCGTCGTCATGTACGACGGTCGCGTCGTGCAAATGGGCACCCCGCAGCAGCTTTTTGAGACGCCTGAACATACGTTTGTCGGCTATTTTATCGGCTCACCCGGAATGAACGTGCTGGAGGCGAAGGTGTCCGGTGACAAGGCGGTCATCGCAGGCACAGAGATTTCTCTGGGTCAAGGCTTCGGGACACCAACCGGCAAAGTCGAATTGGGCGTTCGCCCGGAATTCGTAACGCTTCAGTCCGGAGATGAAGGATTGCCCGTGACAATTAAGCGGGTCGAGGATGTAGGGCGTCACAAGATCGTGCGCGCAGATTTCCAAGGGAATGAGATCAACATCATTGCCGCCGAAGGTGAGAACATTTCGCCAGAGATGAACCGCGTCGTCTTCGATACGGCGGGCATTAATATCTATTCCGACAGTTGGCGCGTCGCGCCCAAGGCGGCCTGA
- a CDS encoding DeoR/GlpR family DNA-binding transcription regulator, protein MVSNFRQQEILELARQDGKVMVDDLSAHYGVTVQTIRRDLSDLAEAGQLDRVHGGAVVPSGVVNIIYEERRRLNEVGKKSIGVQCAQSIPDGASVFMNIGTSTEAVARELIDHENLLVVTNNLNIAQILTASPTCKIILAGGELRRSDSGVVGVLTVEMVKQFKFDFSILGCSAIDADGDLLDFDGQEIIVSTTAIGRSRNVLIVADHIKFQRKAPLTICSLKDVDQLFTDRPLADELASNCVSWGTKVVTT, encoded by the coding sequence ATGGTCTCAAATTTCAGGCAACAAGAGATTCTCGAACTGGCGCGCCAAGACGGCAAAGTCATGGTCGACGATCTTTCAGCGCATTACGGCGTCACAGTTCAAACAATCAGGCGGGACCTGTCGGACCTGGCAGAGGCCGGGCAACTAGATCGGGTTCACGGTGGGGCGGTCGTGCCATCCGGTGTTGTGAACATCATTTATGAAGAACGTCGCCGCCTCAACGAGGTCGGCAAAAAATCGATAGGTGTCCAATGCGCCCAGTCTATTCCGGACGGCGCGTCGGTGTTCATGAACATCGGCACAAGCACCGAAGCCGTCGCACGCGAATTAATTGATCACGAAAATTTACTGGTCGTCACCAACAATTTGAACATCGCGCAAATATTGACGGCCAGTCCGACTTGCAAAATTATTCTGGCGGGCGGCGAATTGCGGCGGTCCGACAGCGGTGTAGTCGGTGTCCTGACCGTCGAGATGGTGAAGCAGTTCAAATTCGACTTCTCAATTCTGGGTTGTTCGGCCATTGATGCGGATGGGGATCTTCTTGATTTTGACGGGCAAGAAATCATCGTCAGCACAACGGCCATTGGTCGGTCACGCAACGTTCTTATCGTCGCCGATCACATCAAGTTTCAGCGCAAAGCCCCGCTTACGATTTGTTCACTCAAAGACGTCGATCAATTGTTTACGGACCGCCCTTTGGCCGATGAGCTGGCAAGCAATTGCGTCAGCTGGGGAACCAAAGTGGTGACGACCTGA
- a CDS encoding DUF2160 domain-containing protein, whose translation MDWMAWTLPTATFFVIIAATLVTFTVLAIKFPEVPRIGILRIETTRGDRLFITLLGSAFLNLAWLGLFSAPQWGALIVCLFYAIAVFRWV comes from the coding sequence ATGGACTGGATGGCTTGGACCTTACCGACTGCCACTTTTTTCGTGATCATTGCGGCCACGCTCGTCACCTTTACGGTGCTGGCAATCAAATTTCCGGAGGTGCCGCGCATCGGCATACTTCGGATCGAAACAACGCGGGGTGACAGATTGTTCATCACGTTGCTGGGCTCTGCCTTTCTTAATTTGGCTTGGCTCGGGTTGTTCAGCGCCCCTCAATGGGGGGCACTGATCGTGTGTCTCTTTTATGCCATAGCGGTTTTCCGCTGGGTCTAG
- the glpD gene encoding glycerol-3-phosphate dehydrogenase → MDQHDSQDIVDLFVIGGGINGCGIARDAVGRGLTVELAEMNDLASATSSASTKLFHGGLRYLEYWEIGLVRSALIEREVLLQAMPHISWPMRFVLPYHKDMRFEGDTPTSKVLRVLMPWMKGRRPAWLIRFGLFLYDNLGGRKILKGTTSLKLAETPEGAPLRDRFERAYEYSDCWIEDSRLVVLNARDAEARGARISVRTKVISAEQVEGLWQITLEPQDDGARRVVKARMLVNAGGPWVEDVIRNTVRINSTEGIRLVRGSHIVTRKLYDHDKCYFFQGEDGRIIFTIPYETDFTLIGTTDAEHDDVSQKPVCTPEEQTYLVEFASKYLKKPVTTDDIIWTYSGVRPLYDDGATSATAATRDYVLKVNETAGAPILNVFGGKITTYRKLAEAALEKIVPFFPRAGKPWTAGVAMPGGDFPVDGVAALKARLAAQYPFLTARWTDRMIKAYGLDAFDVLGDAKTEPDMGQNFGSNLTEREVVWLIENEFVHTAEDVVWRRSKLGLRMTVQEIELLDKWLAARLLTDRSDTQSGLRKGRN, encoded by the coding sequence TTGGATCAGCATGACAGCCAAGATATTGTCGACCTTTTTGTCATCGGTGGTGGCATCAATGGATGCGGTATCGCGCGTGATGCCGTGGGCCGTGGGCTGACGGTTGAGCTGGCTGAAATGAATGATCTGGCCTCTGCAACCTCGTCTGCGTCAACCAAACTGTTCCACGGTGGTTTGCGCTACCTCGAGTATTGGGAGATCGGCCTCGTCCGCAGCGCCTTGATCGAACGTGAAGTCTTGTTGCAGGCAATGCCGCATATCTCTTGGCCGATGCGCTTTGTGCTCCCGTATCACAAAGACATGCGATTTGAGGGCGACACCCCGACCTCAAAAGTGCTGCGCGTTCTGATGCCATGGATGAAGGGGCGCCGCCCTGCATGGCTCATTCGGTTCGGGCTATTTCTGTATGACAATCTGGGTGGCCGCAAAATCCTCAAGGGAACAACCTCGCTCAAATTGGCGGAGACGCCCGAAGGTGCACCCCTGCGAGACCGATTTGAGCGAGCATACGAATATTCCGATTGCTGGATCGAAGACAGTCGATTGGTGGTTTTGAATGCACGCGATGCCGAGGCGCGTGGCGCACGGATAAGCGTTAGGACCAAGGTCATCTCGGCCGAGCAAGTTGAAGGACTTTGGCAGATTACGCTTGAGCCCCAAGACGACGGCGCGCGCCGTGTGGTCAAGGCACGCATGCTGGTCAATGCAGGCGGCCCTTGGGTCGAAGATGTTATCCGTAATACTGTTCGGATCAATTCAACCGAAGGCATCCGGTTGGTGCGCGGCAGTCACATCGTGACGCGCAAACTTTATGATCACGATAAGTGCTATTTCTTCCAAGGCGAAGACGGTCGGATCATTTTCACCATCCCCTACGAGACCGACTTTACGCTGATCGGGACCACGGACGCCGAGCATGATGATGTGTCTCAAAAACCTGTCTGTACACCCGAAGAACAGACCTACCTCGTTGAATTTGCATCCAAGTATTTGAAAAAACCTGTAACGACAGATGATATAATTTGGACCTATTCTGGTGTGCGTCCGCTGTATGATGACGGGGCGACATCGGCAACGGCCGCAACGCGAGACTATGTGCTGAAAGTAAACGAAACCGCTGGCGCGCCGATACTGAATGTCTTCGGCGGTAAGATTACGACATACCGCAAACTCGCCGAAGCTGCGTTGGAGAAAATCGTGCCTTTCTTTCCGCGGGCGGGAAAGCCGTGGACTGCTGGCGTCGCGATGCCGGGTGGGGATTTTCCGGTTGATGGTGTCGCGGCGCTAAAGGCGCGGTTGGCAGCGCAATATCCATTTTTGACGGCCCGGTGGACTGACCGGATGATCAAGGCTTATGGTTTGGACGCGTTTGACGTTCTTGGGGACGCAAAAACCGAACCAGATATGGGCCAGAACTTTGGCTCCAATCTGACCGAACGTGAAGTCGTTTGGTTGATTGAAAACGAATTTGTACACACCGCCGAGGATGTGGTTTGGCGTCGATCTAAACTCGGGCTTCGCATGACTGTGCAAGAAATTGAGTTGCTGGACAAATGGTTGGCAGCACGCCTGTTGACCGACCGCAGCGACACGCAGTCTGGCCTGCGCAAAGGGAGAAACTAA
- a CDS encoding carbohydrate ABC transporter permease, whose product MSDLTHTSAKRGLRLPKINGSAVVMGLYLLFLLLPIYWLLIMSLKTNSEILNTFTLWPEDLTFDNYLTILTDSSWYMGYVNSMIYVVMNMVISLAVALPAAYAFSRYSFLGDKHLFFWLLTNRMAPPAVFALPFFQLYSSIGLFDTHIAVALAHALFNVPLAVWILEGFMRGVPKEIDETAYIDGYSFPRFFVQIFTPLVASGIGVTAFFLFMFSWVELLLSRTLTSVDAKPIAATMTRTVGADGIDWGVLAAAGMLTILPGALVIYFVRNYIAKGFALGRV is encoded by the coding sequence ATGTCTGATCTTACACATACATCTGCAAAACGCGGCTTAAGACTGCCAAAGATCAATGGCAGCGCTGTCGTCATGGGTTTGTATCTTCTGTTCTTGTTGTTGCCGATCTATTGGCTGCTGATCATGAGCCTGAAGACTAATTCGGAGATATTGAACACCTTCACCCTGTGGCCCGAAGATCTGACATTTGACAATTATCTGACGATCCTGACGGATTCGTCTTGGTATATGGGCTACGTCAATTCGATGATTTACGTTGTCATGAACATGGTTATTTCACTCGCCGTCGCCCTTCCGGCAGCCTATGCGTTCAGCCGGTATTCATTCCTTGGTGACAAGCATTTGTTCTTCTGGCTGCTAACCAACCGGATGGCCCCACCCGCAGTCTTTGCACTGCCATTTTTCCAGCTTTATAGCTCGATAGGTTTGTTTGATACGCATATTGCCGTCGCCCTGGCCCACGCGCTGTTTAACGTGCCTCTGGCGGTGTGGATTCTCGAAGGGTTCATGCGCGGAGTCCCAAAGGAAATTGACGAAACAGCCTACATCGACGGCTACTCGTTCCCGCGGTTCTTCGTTCAGATCTTCACGCCGCTTGTTGCCTCTGGGATTGGTGTGACTGCGTTCTTCTTGTTCATGTTCTCATGGGTTGAACTGCTTCTCAGCCGCACCTTGACCAGTGTTGACGCAAAGCCGATCGCAGCAACAATGACCCGAACAGTTGGTGCTGACGGCATCGATTGGGGGGTGTTGGCAGCCGCTGGCATGCTCACGATCTTACCCGGTGCGTTGGTGATCTACTTTGTCCGCAATTACATCGCCAAGGGCTTCGCCCTAGGTCGAGTTTAA
- a CDS encoding carbohydrate ABC transporter permease codes for MNKTVNQKAWFLILPVLLLVAFSAVIPLMTVVNYSVQDTFGRNEFFWAGLEWFEQMLASERMWNALGRQIAFTSIILAIQIPLGVFVALNMPKKGFWASFCLVLMSLPLLIPWNVVGTIWQIFGRVDIGLLGYTLNAIGIDYNYTQDFYAAWITVVMMDVWHWTSLVALLAYAGLQSIPDAYYQAAKIDQAGRWKVFRFIELPKIMGVLMIAILLRFMDSFMIYTEPFVVTGGGPGNSTTFLSIDLVKMALGQFDLGPAAAFSIMYYLVILLVSYVFYTVMTNLDKRDGH; via the coding sequence ATGAATAAGACAGTCAACCAGAAGGCATGGTTTCTCATTCTACCCGTGCTTTTGCTCGTCGCATTTTCCGCTGTAATCCCGCTCATGACGGTCGTCAATTACTCGGTTCAGGACACATTCGGCAGAAACGAGTTCTTTTGGGCTGGCCTTGAGTGGTTCGAACAGATGCTGGCATCAGAGCGGATGTGGAACGCCCTTGGGCGCCAGATCGCCTTTACGTCAATCATTTTGGCGATCCAGATACCGCTTGGTGTCTTTGTGGCGCTGAACATGCCGAAAAAGGGGTTCTGGGCGTCGTTCTGTCTGGTCCTGATGTCCCTGCCGCTGCTTATTCCGTGGAACGTCGTTGGGACGATTTGGCAGATTTTCGGGCGCGTTGATATTGGCCTTCTTGGCTACACGCTCAATGCGATCGGCATCGATTATAACTATACCCAAGATTTCTATGCGGCGTGGATCACTGTCGTCATGATGGATGTGTGGCATTGGACATCGCTGGTGGCGCTGTTGGCTTATGCCGGACTGCAATCCATCCCCGACGCTTATTATCAGGCAGCCAAAATCGATCAGGCTGGCCGCTGGAAAGTGTTCCGCTTTATTGAATTGCCCAAGATTATGGGCGTGTTGATGATCGCGATCCTGCTTCGGTTTATGGACAGCTTTATGATCTACACAGAACCCTTCGTCGTGACAGGTGGCGGCCCCGGTAACTCGACGACGTTCTTGTCGATTGATCTGGTCAAAATGGCGCTTGGACAGTTCGACCTTGGCCCCGCTGCTGCCTTCTCGATCATGTACTATCTCGTGATCCTGCTGGTATCGTATGTGTTTTACACTGTGATGACGAACCTCGACAAAAGGGATGGCCACTGA
- a CDS encoding ABC transporter substrate-binding protein, with amino-acid sequence MNLRLKGTTALSLAVCMLAAPAFADMEAAQAFLDAEIGELSTLSRADQEAEMQWFIDAAQPYAGMEINVVSETIGTHEYESNVLAPAFFAITGIQVTHDLIGEGDVVEKLQTQMQTGENIYDAYINDSDLIGTHWRYQQARNLTDWMAGEGAAVTNPNLNLEDFIGLSFTTGPDGKIYQLPDQQFANLYWFRYDWFNDDVNKADFLAEYGYDLGVPVNWSAYEDIAAFFTGRDLSRLGVEGDVYGNMDYGKRDPSLGWRYTDAWLSMAGAGDIGEPNGLPVDEWGIRVNENSQPVGSCVARGGATNGPAAVYAITKAIEWLELYSPPAAAGMTFSEAGPIPAQGNVAQQMFWYTAFTAASVEPGLPVMNEDGTPKWRMAPSPHGAYWTEGTKIGYQDAGSWTLMKSTPVDRAQAAWLYAQFVTSLTVDVAKSHVGLTFIRESTIQHESFTERAPRLGGLIEFYRSPARLQWSPTGTNVPDYPKLAQLWWQNIGDAMSGAKTPQEALDGLCADQEAVMARIERSGVQGDIGPLLNEESDPEFWLSQPGSPKPRLENEDETPVTISYDELIQSWQQ; translated from the coding sequence ATGAACTTGCGACTTAAAGGAACGACAGCGTTAAGCCTTGCCGTTTGCATGCTTGCCGCACCGGCGTTCGCCGACATGGAGGCCGCACAGGCATTCCTTGACGCCGAAATCGGCGAACTGTCCACGCTATCCCGCGCGGATCAGGAAGCCGAAATGCAGTGGTTCATCGACGCTGCACAGCCATACGCAGGTATGGAAATCAATGTGGTATCCGAGACAATCGGTACCCACGAATACGAATCCAACGTTCTGGCACCAGCGTTCTTTGCCATCACTGGTATTCAGGTCACACATGACCTGATCGGCGAAGGCGACGTCGTTGAAAAGCTGCAAACACAAATGCAGACAGGCGAAAACATCTATGACGCCTATATCAACGACAGTGACCTGATCGGTACGCACTGGCGCTATCAGCAGGCGCGTAACCTGACCGACTGGATGGCTGGCGAAGGCGCTGCCGTGACCAACCCAAACCTGAACCTTGAAGACTTCATTGGTCTTTCGTTCACGACCGGTCCCGATGGCAAAATCTACCAATTGCCTGACCAGCAGTTCGCGAACCTCTATTGGTTCCGCTATGACTGGTTCAATGACGACGTCAACAAAGCCGACTTCTTGGCTGAATACGGCTATGATCTGGGCGTTCCAGTCAACTGGTCTGCCTATGAAGACATCGCTGCATTCTTTACAGGCCGCGATCTGTCCCGTTTGGGCGTTGAAGGCGACGTTTATGGCAACATGGACTACGGTAAACGTGATCCATCCTTGGGCTGGCGCTACACAGATGCGTGGTTGTCCATGGCTGGTGCCGGCGATATCGGTGAGCCAAATGGCCTGCCTGTCGATGAATGGGGTATCCGCGTTAACGAAAACTCACAGCCGGTTGGTTCGTGTGTTGCGCGTGGTGGTGCCACCAACGGTCCAGCTGCTGTCTATGCGATCACCAAGGCGATCGAATGGCTGGAACTCTACTCTCCACCTGCCGCAGCTGGCATGACATTCTCTGAAGCAGGCCCAATTCCTGCACAGGGTAACGTCGCACAGCAGATGTTCTGGTATACCGCGTTTACCGCAGCATCCGTTGAACCTGGTCTGCCAGTGATGAACGAAGATGGCACGCCAAAGTGGCGCATGGCACCTTCGCCACACGGCGCATACTGGACCGAAGGCACCAAGATTGGCTACCAAGACGCCGGTTCCTGGACGCTGATGAAATCTACGCCAGTTGATCGTGCACAGGCTGCTTGGCTTTACGCCCAGTTCGTTACGTCCCTGACTGTGGACGTGGCCAAAAGCCATGTTGGTCTAACATTCATTCGTGAATCAACGATCCAGCACGAAAGCTTCACTGAACGCGCACCGCGTCTTGGTGGTCTGATCGAGTTCTACCGCTCACCAGCCCGCCTTCAGTGGTCACCAACGGGCACAAACGTGCCTGACTACCCTAAGCTGGCGCAGCTGTGGTGGCAGAACATCGGCGACGCTATGTCCGGTGCGAAAACTCCACAAGAGGCTCTCGATGGGCTTTGTGCGGATCAAGAGGCCGTTATGGCACGCATTGAGCGTTCCGGCGTCCAAGGTGACATTGGCCCGCTTTTGAACGAAGAAAGCGATCCAGAGTTCTGGCTGTCACAGCCAGGTTCACCAAAGCCGCGTCTTGAAAACGAAGACGAGACTCCGGTAACGATCTCCTATGACGAGCTGATCCAGTCTTGGCAGCAGTAA